In the genome of Stegostoma tigrinum isolate sSteTig4 chromosome 16, sSteTig4.hap1, whole genome shotgun sequence, the window AACACACACTGTCCTGAGTGAGGGCTATTGCATTGAAGCAGAACAAATAACTGTGGAACCCCAGGTGAAAGGTGAAGGGAATAATTCTCAGCCACCCAGTAGAAATATGAAACATCAGGAAGAGCGTAAACAGAAGGTTGCAGAGCAATGGCTGGAAATTTCACACcctgaaatggcagatgaagttgagGAAACTGTGAACCGGACAGAGATAGGAGGGGAATACACAGGAATTGGCATGAGGTTGTATAGCCTGAGAAATGGACAAGGAGCTGCTATGGAGAGGAAGGACAACAGGGAGCACCCCTCCCCTTTGGCTCAAAGCCAAAGGGTCGCCTTCTCTGCATTCCATTTTGATCAGTCGTGTGATGAAGAGTTTGAAGATTGTATGAGGAAGTTGTCCCCTCCCAACCCACTCCAATCTCAGGTTAACAGCACCAGCCCAGTCCCAGTGTGCCCCTCAATCCAGACCCAGGCAAATGAATCTCAGCCTCAACCAATCAGTCCCAGAAGACTGGGGTTAAATGCTGATCTTTGCGCTGGTGAATCCGATTCCAGCACATCTTCCCCTGGCCAAGCACGTTGTGGCAACTTGCCTGGTTCAGGATCACTGTCACTAAACCAGCCTGGACAAAATACCATTGACCTGAAGGCACTGACAGCAGCCCCGATTTCACTGGAGGCACAATCGTCACTTTTACACTCTCCCCTGTTCCAACCACAGGTTATCCTGTTCAGACTAACTGCTGACCAGAATGCCCGATCATCGGTACCCAACACATGGAGCTTACAGAGGAACAGTTTGAGTGGAGGTAGGGACCATTGTCAGCTCAGTGAGGGAGATAATTGCACAGGACATAACTCCAAGCAAAATCCACACACCTTACCATGGTTCCTCCGTAAAAGACCTCAGCGAGCTCCTAGTGATCGGATGCCCCTGTACAACAGCTCCAGTGGAAGTTTGTTTTCCAGTGAGGAGTCATCTCAATCTGACAATAGTGACTCTGAATATCTCCCCTACTACAGTCAGGTAAAACGCCCAAGCAGATGGAATAGATACCAGAAAAGAAACTCAGTCAGGCAAATAATTGGGGCTACATAAACAGGTCATTATAATAAGTCTTTTGAAACCAATAAAGGGGAGGGAGTTGTGCCATAGTTGTACAAAGCTTCCTGTGCACTGCACCTCAGTACAATATACTGGCCTTGGAAGGTGTGCAGCAAACATTCACGATACTAAGTCTCTATAAATTAGATAATGAGGAGATATTATGTAAACTAGTTATTTTTACCTAGAATGGAAAGTGTTAAGAATGTTTTTACTTGGGTATTTAATTAATAGTGTAGTTAAATAAACTTCTGTGCTGATGAGGGAGCCTAGGACGAAGGAATATATCCCTGAAGTCAATGTTCACTCATCAGGAATGGAGTTAATGAACATTCCGGCACAAGGTGGGGAAATGCGAAAGTTGCTGTTTCAAAGCAGTTGATACTAGCTCAGTTAATAATTTTAAATCAATTTATTTTGGTTGTCGGGGGCAATAAGGAATGTGGAGCATGATGCAGGAGGATTGCAGTTAGGATACAGATCAGCTGTGACCACACTGAATTAGTGCAGTGGGCTCAGCAGATTTAATTGGGTTTCTCTTGTTCATGTAAGCCCCTGAAGAATGAAGAAACCAATTTCTGTGCTTTATTTCTCTCCAGCTGGTCACTGGGCTAAGCAGAAAGAAGCTGCAGCCCCAATGCAGGCAGCACATTGAGAGGGTTGCAGTTTATATTGACTGTAAAACATGTATAAATTACAACTGCTAGTGTACTGGCATTTCAATTAAAATCAGTGAATCTTTCAACCCATTGTCTGGGCCAACTCTGAAACAGCTACTTAGTTAGTCTCACTCCCCCTGCTCTTCACCAAATACCTGCAAAGTTTTCCCTTCAAGTATTTACCCAGTCCTTCCAATTCGCTAAAATTTAATGTAAATGTTAACGATTACAACACTTGCATAGAAAGCTGATGTTGAATAAGTTGACAGTCATGTGAAGAGATGAATGAGGAGGGgtaggctgctccaccatttcatAAGATTGCAAATGATCTAATTACTCTAAAGTTTCATCTATCCCCGATTAAACTTTCACCactttgcttatcaagaatctatctcctgttgtcttaaaaatattcaagaactctaTTTCTGCCATcttttggaattcacttcctcaaagactcatgaccctctgagaaaGTTGCTGttcatcttggtcctaaatggtaatcccttatttttaaacagtcatCCCTATTTCTAGATTCTCTCGAAAGAGGAAATATTCTTTTCACATGCCGCTGTCAAGATACCTCAGTCTAATGGTTAGCTTTCAGAAAATGAGGGCGGCTCAGTTTCTTCTGATTAGAGGGAAGGGTGGGTGCAGTATTGATCataatttatttattgaatttctgGAGTTTTTGCTATAGGAAAGTGGTGCCATTTTATTTATGGGTGTAAAGATAAGGGACAGTGTACAATTATTTATTAATGGATCACAAGTCTAATACTGAGGAATTTAGTGATTTTATTCTGGAGATTGATAGTGGTCTTGATATTTGTTATAAAACTGAACTACAGttgaaatgtcaacattttgtAATTGTTTTACTAAATTATTGCATTAAAAAATCTATCGAGTGTTTTGTCAATGCCATCCTTGCAACAAATTCATCCTTTTAATTCTGCTGCTACTAcctccaataagttgtttcacaGCATGTATTATATTCCCTTCATCCAGAACCTCCAATCCTTATGAACACTGAAAGATGTACACTGTCTGGTTGTTTGCTTTCACTGATACACAAGGGCACAGCtgaaataacacagtgaggaCAGCATCAGACTGAAGAACTAAAGATTGTTGGCCCAATACTGGGAGTAGGAGTGGAGTAAAATGGCCTGTTAATGTAGTGGAACTGGGCAGTGGccaatcatggaatccctacagtgtggaggcaggctattcagcccctctagtgCTCACCAATCTCCCAAGacccaccccttaccctatcactgaaaccctgcaattcccatggcatatccacataacctgcacgtctttggattatgggaggaaacatttgcagacactgggagaacatgcaaacccgaCATAGATAGTTGCCTGAGGAGTGGAATTGAAGcagagtccctggtgctatgaggaagcagcattaaccactgagccaccccaatgGTGGagattgaattcaacaaaatcactGACTCACAGAGGTCTTGTGATGCAGTTGTAGTGCCCTACCTCTGAGATGGGGGCGTTAGGTCTTCCTGCTCCAGAGGAGTTGTCACATTCAATTTGATTAGGGGAAGTATCTCCTCCCTCAGCATGTATTTTAAGGTTTGTGTCAGTGGTAgcgaacctacctctgacctgtATGTAAtgttatctctgaacaggttgcttagaaaATCTCACTGATGAGATTTCAGCTCCAGCTGCTGCTCCCAGACCTGTTATCCACATCACAGCAGCCTTGCCCAATGTCCATTCAGAACTTAGCACCTACATTCACACAAGAACAATGTGTTTACCCACCTCCTGCTCTAGAACTGTAACAGGGATGGAAGCTGCGCCCCAGAGAGGCATAGAATTTTTAACTGTGTACAGAAATCACAAGATTAACTTTGATAATGTAGCATTTTACAAACCTTTGTAGCCATGGCTCAGTAATAGCCAATTCAAGCCAATATTCCCACTGTCCATGGTACAATTAAGAGGATGTGTTTTATGTCGTGGCTGATATCTATCTCTCCACCAACATCACTGACACCATTTACTTTGTCAGAATCACATTGCTATTGGTAGGAACTTGCCTTGTACAAAGCAGCCACTACAGATTCAGCATTACACTTCAAAATAAAGAACTTAATTTATTGTAAAGGATTTAGGACATTGAGATTATGAAAGGTGCTGTGTAAATTCAGATAATCTTCTGAATTTAAGGTTTGTTGGGAGCCCACAGTCTGGACTGGAGGTGCACATTGCAATGGAAAGCCACACAATGTAGAAACATAGAcaggaataggaggaggccatttgaacCCTCAACATGGTCATGGCAGATCATCAAGCTCAATGGCACCATTCcgcactctccctccccccaccaccccatcaaTATCCCCTTTAACCAAAAAAGCTGTACCCATTTCCTTGAAAACACAAAGCTTtgatctcaaccactttctgtagaagtgaattccacaagctcaccactctatggctgaagacatttctcatcatctcagtcctaaaagatatttttttcagaatggagaccaatAACTAATgttgttccacaggggtcagtcttAGGTCCTCCGTTGTTTGTAGTATGCATAAATGATCtagaggaaaatgtgggtggtctgataagcaagtttgctgatgacacaaagattgatggagttgcagatagtgccAACAATTTtgaaaggacacagcaggatatagatggCTTGGTGACtttggcacagaaatggcagatggagtttaatccagacaaatgtgaaatTATGAATTTTGGAAGAACCAATGTAGGTGGAATTATACTGTAAGTGGAGAACTCTTAGGAACCCTAACATTCAGATGAATCTGGGCGTGCTGGTCAACAGATCCTTAagagtggcaacacaggtagccaaagtggaagctttgaagagagtacagagaaggttcaccaggatgttgcctggtctccagggcattgactatgaggaaaaattaaaacaacaccacatcaacctccagattcaaagcatcattctctgccacctgcaatcaggaagtgctgcacctgcccccacatctcatactattccaggccccaagaaaaccttccccatcaaacagatgttcacctgcacatctactaatgtggtatgtTGTATCTCCTGTTCCCATTATGGCCTCGTTgtcatcagggaaaccaagcgaaggcttggggaccgctttgcagaacacctacactcagttcgtgaccaacaactgcacctcccagtcatgaacttcaactccccctcccactccttggatgatcctgggcctcctccagtgccataatgatgccacccgaagactGGAGAAATaggacctcatattccacctgggaaccctgcagcccaatggtctcaattggactttacaagcttcaaaatctccccacccttgacctcatcccaagaccagcccagctcgtccccacccccttgacctgtgtcttttctcccaccctccctcctcactgaccaatccccatccccacttcTACCTACCAGCctaatccccacctccttgacctgtccatcttccctcccacctacacATCCCTCTCTCCTCACTGACTAACCCCCCTCCAAACTCCTGCCTaacactcaccattactggctccatccctgcctccttgacctgtctgtctgttctccacctatctgcttctctaTCTACCTTCCATCTTTGccacccccctctctatttatttcgaaGCCCCTTCCCTTCCCCCGTTTCTGACGAaggctccagacccgaaacgtcagctttcctgctcctatgctgctgcctgacctgctgcgttcatccagctctataccttgttctTTTAAATTCACTGGAATGATGGCAGCTAGGAGGAgacctgacagaggtctacaatattatgagaggcatagatagggtggatagtcagagagcTTTTTCCCcaaagttgaagtttcaattacaagggggcaagggttcaaggtcagagggggcaagtttaagggaaatgtgcGAGGAAAGGTTTTCATAAGGTGGCAACaggctggaatgcactgccagaaggtGTTGGAAGTGGGCGCACTgaaaacatttaagaggcacctagagaggtacatgaatagggagggaatagagggatatgaattgaaaaatggcaggtttgtttttaagaTTAATTAGTGCATaatggtcagcacaggcttggcaggccgaagggcctattcctgtgctgtactttttccatttgtttacatcgtatccttaaactatgaccctagttttggattcctctgcCATCAGGAATATCTTACCTtcctagtcctgttagaaatttatagatTCCTGAGATCCTTTTCACAACTCACCCTTCTAGctttgggtcatctgcaaattgaGTAATGATGTTTAGTTctgtcatctaaatcattaatgtttaTTGTGAATAACTAGGGCCCTCGTACCTCACTAGTCACTGCCTACCATTCataaaaagatccatttattccaacccatttcctgtctgctaaccaatctTCTAGCTCAGTACTAtctcaatcccatgtgctttaattttacatattaatctcttatgtggcaCTTTGTCGAAAGCTCAAATAAACTACATCCATGGGCTCTCATTCATCAACTGGACTCTGTACATCCTTAAGAATTTCAGTAAACTTGTTGAGGCCTTTTGTAAATCTATGCTGTGTCTGTATCTACCCCtgttttctaaatgctttgctcTAAACATCTTGGATAATGGATTTGAAACTTCTttcccaccaccaatgtcaaACATACTGGTCCATAATTCCCTTTTTTCCCCCCCTCTAGCCTCCTTTTTtgatagtggggttacattagctaccctccaatctgtaggaactgttgCAGAGTCTAAACAATCTCGGAAAATGGCCACCATTGCATTCACTATTCCTGAGTCACTTCCTTAAGTACGCGGGGATGTCGATTATCAGGCCCTAgtgatttatcagcctt includes:
- the LOC125459665 gene encoding uncharacterized protein LOC125459665 isoform X1 — its product is MGLSGHVKGTAAMRLEEPSAETGLHKLEYCLLDYSSRHRLDSINRICLEGRDVLIPDCGALPLRVVSAALWSSVRNDCTEHYDRVLDFVNTIWEQAAGLVMYRHYLKLCMAFKAKLLMEMFVKRRNLLDILWTLEQYFPKTVAADPQATQRDVWKERQCRLQFRNLVLRLIRDDVYREQFLQDELEEEFGSSFMASTRRLLWEFLERLESILPEPRIDQLLAAGVNVGSLSLTEQSLLSVLASTPMPVSDVLLMLMQRLREQQSEDLTNVNWSNSETLFGVPMTSSSTHTVLSEGYCIEAEQITVEPQVKGEGNNSQPPSRNMKHQEERKQKVAEQWLEISHPEMADEVEETVNRTEIGGEYTGIGMRLYSLRNGQGAAMERKDNREHPSPLAQSQRVAFSAFHFDQSCDEEFEDCMRKLSPPNPLQSQVNSTSPVPVCPSIQTQANESQPQPISPRRLGLNADLCAGESDSSTSSPGQARCGNLPGSGSLSLNQPGQNTIDLKALTAAPISLEAQSSLLHSPLFQPQVILFRLTADQNARSSVPNTWSLQRNSLSGGRDHCQLSEGDNCTGHNSKQNPHTLPWFLRKRPQRAPSDRMPLYNSSSGSLFSSEESSQSDNSDSEYLPYYSQVKRPSRWNRYQKRNSVRQIIGAT
- the LOC125459665 gene encoding uncharacterized protein LOC125459665 isoform X2; translated protein: MGLSGHVKGTAAMRLEEPSAETGLHKLEYCLLDYSSRHRLDSINRICLEGRDVLIPDCGALPLRVVSAALWSSVRNDCTEHYDRVLDFVNTIWEQAAGLVMYRHYLKLCMAFKAKLLMEMFVKRRNLLDILWTLEQYFPKTVAADPQADELEEEFGSSFMASTRRLLWEFLERLESILPEPRIDQLLAAGVNVGSLSLTEQSLLSVLASTPMPVSDVLLMLMQRLREQQSEDLTNVNWSNSETLFGVPMTSSSTHTVLSEGYCIEAEQITVEPQVKGEGNNSQPPSRNMKHQEERKQKVAEQWLEISHPEMADEVEETVNRTEIGGEYTGIGMRLYSLRNGQGAAMERKDNREHPSPLAQSQRVAFSAFHFDQSCDEEFEDCMRKLSPPNPLQSQVNSTSPVPVCPSIQTQANESQPQPISPRRLGLNADLCAGESDSSTSSPGQARCGNLPGSGSLSLNQPGQNTIDLKALTAAPISLEAQSSLLHSPLFQPQVILFRLTADQNARSSVPNTWSLQRNSLSGGRDHCQLSEGDNCTGHNSKQNPHTLPWFLRKRPQRAPSDRMPLYNSSSGSLFSSEESSQSDNSDSEYLPYYSQVKRPSRWNRYQKRNSVRQIIGAT